One Spinacia oleracea cultivar Varoflay chromosome 4, BTI_SOV_V1, whole genome shotgun sequence DNA segment encodes these proteins:
- the LOC130471867 gene encoding uncharacterized protein, which produces MTVWIRFPELPVEYYDKQALFEIAKVVGTPIRVDYATDNLTRARYARVCLDLDLSKSLVTSVWVVSQWQRVEYENIHSLCFTCGKIGHSKEKCGSALSASQDKIHADHSPKATSSSTTQTYSSTTHADHSPHDTSPPTTQTLNLQTTFPKQTTHATTHREFASAEQFEAKGDYGPWTENKWSLLEKEDLESKMTEECEELNLGRTNASHLKEILCVFPCINPSPSKSQHPTTELQVAYSTMVDAGTQLPAIPSSSTSSQDLLLNEKLSNFSNHFPGNQNKEKNPQRKVSNGKSESLSTKEKISSTSINSNQPERRSSSTQPPLSTNQFAITPIPPCTTITNPSISTTPQCSHSTSSLVPPLSPTIESTTIQKHSIIPPLP; this is translated from the exons ATGACGGTATGGATAAGATTCCCGGAACTTCCAGTTGAATACTACGACAAACAAGCCCTTTTTGAAATTGCAAAAGTCGTGGGTACTCCGATTAGAGTGGATTATGCAACGGATAATCTAACACGAGCAAGGTACGCAAGGGTCTGCCTGGATTTAGATTTGTCAAAATCATTAGTTACTTCTGTTTGGGTGGTTAGTCAATGGCAAAGAGTTGAATATGAAAATATTCATTCTCTTTGTTTCACTTGTGGAAAAATTGgtcattcaaaagaaaaatgcgGCTCCGCTCTTTCTGCTTCCCAAGATAAGATTCATGCAGACCATTCACCAAAGGCCACATCATCATCCACTACACAAACATATTCATCCACTACACATGCAGACCATTCACCACATGACACGTCACCACCCACTACCCAAACATTGAACTTGCAAACAACGTTTCCTAAACAAACCACTCACGCCACCACCCATAGGGAGTTTGCTTCAGCTGAGCAGTTTGAAGCCAAAGGAGATTATGGGCCGTGGACT GAAAACAAATGGAGCTTATTGGAGAAGGAAGATTTGGAGAGCAAGATGACTGAAGAATGTGAAGAGTTAAACCTTGGGAGAACTAATGCTAGCCATCTTAAAGAGATTTTATGCGTGTTTCCATGTATAAATCCTTCACCTTCCAAAAGCCAACACCCAACAACTGAATTACAAGTAGCATACTCAACAATGGTCGACGCCGGTACCCAATTACCAGCGATTCCTTCATCTTCCACCTCTAGCCAGGATTTGCTTTTAAATGAAAAGCTTTCCAACTTTTCAAATCACTTTCCTGGaaaccaaaacaaagaaaaaaatccTCAAAGAAAAGTGAGCAATGGAAAATCGGAAAGTTTATCAACCAAGGAAAAAATATCCTCAACGTCGATCAACTCGAATCAACCAGAGAGGAGATCTTCTTCCACCCAACCTCCGCTCTCAACCAATCAATTCGCCATCACCCCCATCCCCCCATGTACCACAATCACCAACCCTTCCATCTCCACAACCCCTCAATGCAGCCACTCCACCTCCTCTCTCGTCCCGCCACTTTCCCCCACTATCGAATCAACCACCATCCAGAAACACAGCATCATCCCTCCACTTCCGTGA
- the LOC110799780 gene encoding homeobox-DDT domain protein RLT2 produces the protein MEGGSCSDGEKKPPESGGGGGGGSGGGEPKTKRKMKTASQLEVLEKTYQVATYPAEALRAELSVQLGLTDRQLQMWFCHRRLKDRKPQQGGGGGGGGGGGGSGKRSKKREASPAAAAATGGPNVAVAPLLPPAPAPVGLRDEMLGAELGNEHGSGSGSGSSPYGHMDPRRGYVGRPGVAVPRISGHGRYYEPSQSVAELRAIAFVEAQLGEPLRDDGPALGMEFDPLPPGAFGAPITTTTAPQKPTGRTYEYDRADAKPVKGSNRAPHEYQFLPEQPTVRSESYERVAQSHYYGSPSDGPGTKTPPLSSGRSYIHGYEEVPVVYGVPNQVSSLNLMSQGKVGSLMPSTSGDYETIARKSPYMNMGMESPFSAHPTSGLDNALISSERRATQEEDAGRLERKRKNEEARVAKEIEAHEKKMRKELERQDILRKKREEQLRKDMERQDRERKKEEERLLREKQREEERYQREQKREMERREKFLLKETIRVEKMKQKEELRREREAARQKAANDRAVARRLAKESTELIEDERLELMEIAASRKSLTSILSLDSETLQNLDSFREMLRVFPPKSVQLKKPFATRPWMGSEENVGNLLMVWRFLVTFADVLGLWPFTLDEFVQAFHDYDPRLLGEIHVSLLRTIIKDIEDVARTPSTGLGVNQNSVANPVGGHPQIVEGAYAWGFDIRSWQCNLNPLTWPEVLRQLALSAGFGPKLKKRNTEQAYSREEYEGNDGIDIISNLRTGAAVESAVAIMRERGYSNPRRSRHRLTPGTVKFAAFHVLSLEGGNGLNILEVADRIQKSGLRDLTTSKTPEASIAAALSRDTKLFERTAPSTYCVRSPFRKDPADGEAILSSAREKIREFKIGFVDGVEADVDGMEADDVEKDEDSESDIAEDPEIDDLGTELTPNNDVNPLYDGNSSVPKVESDNGSRDLHSHVVDKTPNGLADAGNVLSSAHLESFKELNDNGCFAEESMDVGGICQETNSTDHEDTDIDESCPGEPWVQGLMEGEYSNLSVEERLNSLVALLGVATEGNTIRVVLEERLEAATALKKQMWAEAQLDKRRLKEEYLLKTPYAAFVPNKTESNTILSAPDSRQSPMLALDENTNDPMVNLAIQQKPFHEAHNDYNLHSDLLSDKNLTTPNVAAGSDNLALQQSAYAAERCRAQMKSYIGHKAEEMYVYRSLPLGQDRRRNRYWQFVASASCNDPGAGRIFVELHNGSWRLIDSEVGFDALLASLDLRGVRECHLHALLRKVEPLFKESVRKQQDRPNSIKAETSELHFNPESSGGTDSPISTVCASNSEIPEPSSSFKIESGRNNLEVKNAFKRYTDFEEWIWRECFSSSVLCGTKYGKKRCMELVCKCDSCHDLYFFEDSHCPTCHKTYSAYDKSFNFSDHIAQCQEIKVNLEWNLQHLEYPPRIRLIKAFLALVEVCIPPEAFQPIWSDTYRKSWGMKLHMSSCAEDLLQALSLLEGVIKRDFLLSNFQTTGELLASGNGIGYGVNDASNFGAVTTLPWIPQTTSAVALRLMELDSAISYLPDQKAKDTEPRHFLKLPSKYTVVRNVQEDEFAGPTRQQEDAWFDRGSDVGFAAIRGSRGRGRGRSRGGRSQRRGGVGEVLGGWKGRNSRGKGGRKRGRRSVRKRQKAVKKTTAAAAAVADRSLPEPIIFDKSPPGFSGRDVWDHEESRQMMMQVDEEEVDVNDDSNSEYDDEFNGQASGDEYDDDPMAVDDYAAVYNGRPPHLSDYNNNVDDGDEEDDDDQDEEEVGDYEQGADEDDDVDVDVDVDVDGAEYEQAELEEDVGGYLNADSDDEIEVNRDDDRMRMRDDHRDQDNTSESDASSDYSSD, from the exons ATGGAGGGTGGGAGTTGTTCTGATGGAGAGAAGAAACCGCCTGAAAGCGGTGGCGGAGGCGGTGGAGGTAGTGGTGGTGGGGAGCCTAAAACTAAGAGGAAGATGAAGACGGCTTCTCAGCTTGAAGTTCTTGAGAAAACCTATCaag TTGCGACTTACCCAGCAGAAGCATTGAGAGCAGAACTTTCTGTGCAATTAGGGCTAACTGATCGCCAATTACAGATGTGGTTTTGTCATAGGAGGTTAAAGGACAGGAAACCACAacaaggaggaggaggaggaggaggaggagggggaGGTGGTTCAGGGAAGAGGTCAAAGAAGAGGGAGGCGTCAcccgctgctgctgctgctacagGTGGGCCTAATGTGGCTGTTGCACCACTACTGCCGCCGGCTCCGGCTCCTGTGGGGCTTAGAGATGAGATGCTTGGTGCTGAGTTGGGGAATGAACATGGGTCAGGGTCTGGATCAGGTTCTAGTCCTTATGGCCATATGGACCCACGCCGGGGTTATGTGGGCCGCCCTGGGGTTGCTGTGCCCAGAATTAGTGGGCATGGGAGGTACTATGAGCCTTCTCAATCAGTAGCCGAGCTTCGGGCTATTGCATTTGTGGAAGCACAGCTTGGTGAGCCACTTAGGGATGATGGCCCTGCTCTTGGGATGGAGTTTGATCCTCTGCCTCCTGGTGCTTTTGGTGCTCCCATTA caacaacaacagcaccGCAAAAGCCAACTGGACGAACGTACGAGTATGATCGTGCTGATGCTAAACCTGTCAAG GGTTCTAATAGAGCTCCACATGAGTACCAGTTTCTTCCTGAGCAGCCAACTGTAAGAAGTGAGTCTTATGAAAGAGTGGCTCAATCTCACTACTATGGCTCCCCTTCTGATGGGCCAGGAACCAAGACTCCTCCGTTATCTAGTGGACGCTCATACATTCATGGTTATGAAGAAGTGCCTGTGGTGTATGGTGTTCCAAATCAGGTGTCTAGTCTGAATTTGATGTCTCAAGGAAAGGTGGGTAGCCTTATGCCATCTACGTCAGGGGACTATGAAACCATTGCACGGAAGTCTCCATATATGAATATGGGCATGGAATCACCTTTCAGTGCACACCCAACCTCAGGATTGGACAATGCACTAATCTCATCTGAGAGGCGTGCCACCCAAGAAGAGGATGCTGGGAGATTGGAAAGAAAGCGCAAG AATGAAGAAGCAAGAGTAGCCAAGGAAATTGAAGCTCATGAGAAAAAAATGCGGAAAGAATTGGAGAGGCAAGATATTCTGAGAAAAAAG AGAGAAGAACAATTGAGGAAGGATATGGAGAGGCAAGACCGCGAGCGAAAAAAGGAAGAGGAGAGGCTATTGCGTGAAAAGCAGCGGGAAGAGGAACGGTACCAGCGAGAGCAAAAACGCGAAATGGAACGAAGAGAAAAGTTTTTATTGAAAGAGACTATTAGA GTTGAAAAAATGAAGCAAAAGGAAGAACTACGCAGAGAAAGAGAAGCAGCTAGACAGAAAGCTGCTAATGATAGAGCTGTTGCCAGAAGACTTGCCAAGGAATCAACGGAGCTTATCGAAGATGAGAGATTAGAGCTAATGGAGATAGCTGCTTCACGAAAGAGCTTGACATCCATCTTGTCACTTGATAGTGAAACTTTGCAAAACCTTGATTCATTTAGAG AGATGCTGCGGGTGTTCCCACCAAAGTCTGTGCAGTTAAAAAAGCCGTTTGCAACGAGACCGTGGATGGGTTCTGAAGAGAATGTGGGAAATCTTTTGATG GTCTGGAGATTTCTTGTCACATTTGCTGATGTTCTTGGATTGTGGCCATTTACTCTAGATGAGTTTGTGCAAGCTTTTCATGATTAT GATCCCCGGCTACTGGGAGAAATACATGTATCTCTTCTGAGAACTATCATTAAGGACATTGAGGATGTTGCTAGAACACCTTCCACTGGGTTGGGCGTAAACCAAAACAGTGTGGCTAATCCAGTTGGTGGACATCCTCAGATAGTTGAAGGG GCATATGCATGGGGTTTTGACATACGCAGCTGGCAGTGCAACTTGAACCCATTGACATGGCCAGAAGTACTTCGGCAGTTGGCTCTCTCTGCAGGTTTTGGGCCAAAACTGAAAAAAAGAAATACCGAGCAGGCATATTCTCGCGAGGAGTACGAG GGTAATGATGGTATTGACATAATATCTAATTTACGTACCGGAGCAGCAGTTGAAAGTGCTGTTGCTATTATGCGGGAGAGGGGTTACTCTAATCCACGCAGGTCCAGGCACAGACTGACCCCTGGCACAGTAAAATTTGCAGCATTTCATGTTTTGTCTCTCGAGGGAGGCAATGGGCTAAACATATTGGAAGTTGCTGATAGAATACAG aAATCTGGACTTCGTGACCTGACCACAAGCAAAACACCTGAAGCATCAATTGCAGCAGCATTATCTAGGGATACAAAACTTTTTGAAAGAACTGCGCCTTCAACATACTGTGTTCGTTCCCCCTTCAGGAAGGATCCTGCTGATGGAGAAGCCATTCTGTCTTCTGCCAGGGAAAAAATTCGGGAATTCAAAATAGGTTTTGTAGATGGAGTTGAGGCAGATGTTGATGGTATGGAGGCTGATGATGTTGAGAAAGATGAAGACTCTGAAAGCGATATAGCTGAAGATCCTGAGATTGATGATTTGGGTACTGAGCTGACTCCAAACAATGATGTGAATCCTCTTTATGATGGGAATAGTTCTGTACCAAAAGTTGAGTCAGACAATGGAAGTAGGGATTTGCATTCCCATGTTGTCGATAAAACACCCAATGGACTCGCTGACGCTGGTAATGTTTTGTCTTCTGCTCATTTGGAAAGCTTTAAGGAGCTGAATGATAATGGATGTTTTGCTGAGGAATCTATGGATGTTGGTGGAATTTGCCAAGAGACCAATAGTACTGATCATGAAGACACTGATATTGATGAAAGCTGTCCTGGTGAACCTTGGGTTCAAGGACTTATGGAGGGAGAATACTCAAATCTTAGTGTTGAAGAGCGCCTCAATTCTCTAGTGGCCCTTCTTGGTGTGGCTACTGAGGGTAACACAATTCGAGTTGTCCTAGAG GAGCGTCTGGAAGCAGCCACTGCACTGAAAAAGCAAATGTGGGCTGAAGCTCAACTGGACAAACGTCGGTTGAAAGAAGAATATCTTCTGAAGACTCCTTATGCAGCATTTGTCCCAAACAAGACAGAATCAAACACTATCTTATCTGCACCTGATAGTAGGCAGAGTCCAATGCTTGCTTTGGATGAAAATACTAATGACCCAATGGTGAATCTTGCAATTCAGCAAAAGCCATTTCATGAGGCTCATAACGATTATAATTTACATTCAGACCTTCTCTCTGATAAGAATTTGACAACACCAAATGTTGCTGCGGGTTCAGATAATCTTGCTTTGCAGCAGTCTGCATATGCTGCTGAGAGATGTCGAGCTCAAATGAAGTCTTACATTGGACACAAAGCTGAGGAGATGTATGTTTATAGGTCGTTGCCGCTTGGTCAGGATCGTCGACGAAACAGATACTGGCAGTTTGTTGCATCTGCTTCTTGCAATGATCCTGGTGCTGGAAGGATATTTGTGGAATTGCATAATGGTAGTTGGAGGCTCATTGACTCTGAAGTG GGTTTTGATGCTCTTTTAGCTTCATTGGATTTACGTGGGGTCAGGGAATGTCATTTGCATGCACTGTTGCGAAAGGTTGAGCCTCTGTTTAAGGAGTCTGTTAGAAAGCAGCAGGACAGACCGAATTCCATAAAAGCCGAAACTTCCGAATTACATTTTAACCCTGAAAGCAGTGGTGGTACAGATAGCCCTATTAGTACTGTTTGTGCTTCAAATTCTGAGATACCAGAACCCTCATCATCATTTAAGATAGAGAGTGGAAGAAACAATCTTGAAGTAAAAAATGCCTTTAAGAGGTACACAGATTTTGAGGAGTGGATTTGGAGAGAATGTTTCTCTTCTTCAGTTTTATGTGGCACTAAGTACGGTAAGAAGAGGTGTATGGAGTTGGTGTGCAAATGTGATTCTTGTCACGATCTTTATTTTTTCGAAGACAGTCACTGCCCTACCTGCCATAAAACGTACAGTGCATATGACAAGAGCTTTAATTTTTCTGACCACATAGCCCAATGTCAGGAGATTAAAGTCAATCTTGAGTGGAACCTCCAGCATCTAGAATATCCTCCAAGGATAAGATTGATCAAGGCCTTCCTAGCTCTAGTGGAG GTTTGCATCCCTCCTGAAGCCTTTCAACCTATTTGGTCAGACACCTATCGAAAATCCTGGGGTATGAAGCTACATATGTCATCATGCGCAGAAGACCTTCTACAG GCCCTGTCACTACTAGAAGGAGTGATAAAAAGGGATTTCTTGTTGTCAAATTTCCAGACAACGGGTGAACTTTTGGCTTCTGGTAATGGGATAGGGTATGGTGTCAATGATGCCTCCAATTTTGGAGCTGTGACTACGCTTCCATGGATACCCCAAACAACATCAGCAGTGGCGTTACGGCTCATGGAACTTGATTCAGCAATTTCGTATCTGCCAGATCAGAAAGCAAAGGATACAGAGCCTAGGCATTTTCTG AAACTTCCTTCCAAGTACACTGTTGTGAGAAATGTCCAAGAGGATGAGTTTGCGGGTCCAACACGTCAACAGGAAGATGCGTGGTTTGACCGAGGGAGTGATGTTGGATTTGCTGCTATACGTGGTAGTCGGGGTCGTGGCCGTGGGCGATCGCGTGGTGGAAGATCCCAAAGGAGGGGTGGAGTTGGCGAGGTACTTGGGGGATGGAAAGGCCGCAATAGTCGTGGCAAAGGAGGGCGTAAGCGTGGTCGCCGTTCTGTCCGTAAAAGGCAAAAGGCAGTTAAGAAGACAACAGCGGCTGCAGCTGCTGTTGCTGATAGGAGTCTACCCGAGCCAATAATCTTTGATAAATCTCCTCCTGGTTTCTCCGGGAGGGATGTATGGGATCATGAAGAGAGTAGACAGATGATGATGCAAGTGGATGAGGAGGAGGTTGATGTCAATGATGATAGCAACTCAGAGTATGACGATGAATTTAATGGACAAGCTTCTGGGGATGAATATGATGATGACCCCATGGCTGTTGATGATTATGCAGCTGTATATAATGGCAGGCCTCCTCATTTAAGTGATTATAATAATAATGTGGATGATGGCGATgaagaggatgatgatgatcaaGATGAAGAAGAAGTGGGAGATTACGAACAAGGGgcagatgaagatgatgatgtggatgttgatgttgatgttgatgttgatggCGCTGAATATGAACAAGCTGAGTTAGAAGAAGATGTTGGAGGATATTTGAATGCAGATTCAGATGATGAGATTGAGGTGAATAGAGATGATGATAGAATGCGAATGCGTGATGATCATAGGGACCAAGATAACACTTCTGAATCTGATGCTTCAAGTGATTATAGTAGTGATTAG